A genomic window from Anthocerotibacter panamensis C109 includes:
- a CDS encoding PIG-L deacetylase family protein has product MPVWEKVLVCTAHMDDMEWFCGATVAQLCAQGSRVTLAILTEEQPYVPVASLQEFQQQRKAQQHQAAQVLGLQTVCWLDLAPEGKLALAPENQRKIADLIQETTPDLLLTFAPTVAGEHGVAGHRVAQALQSFPRIPVLTFQSTQPNYFWPVTWQEIEKAQQALAMHQGRFQPRTFTQKLYWWASLTLRPWWRGRGSKTGWAEGFHQRPCADLMDYVPVGSQQRSRG; this is encoded by the coding sequence ATGCCCGTCTGGGAAAAAGTTCTCGTCTGTACCGCACACATGGACGATATGGAATGGTTTTGTGGTGCAACAGTAGCCCAACTGTGCGCCCAAGGTAGCCGCGTGACCCTAGCGATTCTGACCGAAGAACAGCCTTATGTTCCAGTCGCTTCGCTCCAGGAATTTCAGCAACAGCGCAAAGCACAGCAGCACCAAGCGGCGCAGGTTTTGGGGCTCCAGACGGTCTGCTGGCTGGATCTTGCGCCAGAAGGGAAGTTGGCCCTTGCACCGGAAAACCAACGAAAAATCGCAGATCTGATCCAAGAAACTACACCGGACCTCCTGTTGACCTTTGCGCCTACGGTTGCCGGAGAGCATGGGGTAGCGGGGCATAGGGTGGCCCAAGCACTTCAAAGCTTCCCCAGAATTCCTGTACTCACCTTCCAAAGTACCCAGCCCAATTATTTTTGGCCTGTGACCTGGCAAGAGATCGAAAAAGCACAGCAGGCGCTAGCGATGCATCAAGGGCGTTTTCAGCCGCGAACTTTTACCCAAAAACTGTATTGGTGGGCGAGCCTGACCTTACGCCCGTGGTGGCGTGGGCGCGGCTCGAAAACTGGTTGGGCTGAGGGATTTCACCAGAGACCTTGTGCCGACTTGATGGATTATGTTCCTGTTGGTTCTCAGCAACGATCCAGGGGTTAA
- a CDS encoding DUF1800 domain-containing protein, whose translation MDANVRKAHFFRRASFGATLAELEHATAPKTYLEQWLADPAPKSTIPSLPLTPSRQERPLRRRLATPDPALLRGELPTLGQTFTPDQIKKFKARNQERRIQGREFAHGLLEQLVTAPNPLHERMVNFWRDHFVVSAQKVKFPGLLAEYDTRLRASALGDFQELLWNVTISPAMLAYLDNGKNRAGEPNENYSRELLELFTLGRGHYSEQDVKEGARALTGWALQPLTGQSRFVVRRFDNGSKNYLNHTGNLKAEDVVEIVANHPATARLLATELWTTFAYPDPEPAVIERIARVYTTEQRNLKAVVHAIFTAPEFYSDRAYRSHLKSPMYFVLGTLRQLEIQGDYRKVLSSLKTMGQPPYGAPSVKGWPDDAGWLNAPSLLTRVNLAQQFTQDYGDEGSFVYDPDRFTPEQLTLLLLDGNRELQPYTKGLSAREICALLLASPLYQLA comes from the coding sequence ATGGACGCTAACGTTCGCAAAGCCCATTTCTTTCGCCGCGCCAGTTTTGGAGCTACCCTAGCGGAGCTAGAGCACGCAACCGCACCCAAGACCTATCTCGAACAGTGGTTGGCAGACCCCGCGCCCAAAAGCACAATCCCCAGCCTACCGCTTACGCCATCGCGCCAGGAACGACCGCTACGCCGTCGCTTAGCAACCCCAGACCCTGCGCTGCTCCGGGGGGAGCTGCCTACGCTGGGGCAGACGTTCACACCTGATCAAATAAAAAAATTTAAGGCCCGCAATCAGGAGCGCAGAATCCAGGGCCGGGAATTCGCCCACGGATTGCTCGAACAACTCGTGACGGCTCCCAACCCGCTTCACGAGCGGATGGTCAATTTCTGGCGCGATCACTTTGTCGTCTCGGCCCAAAAAGTCAAGTTCCCCGGACTGCTTGCAGAATATGACACCCGCCTGCGTGCCTCAGCTTTGGGCGATTTTCAGGAGCTGTTGTGGAACGTCACCATTAGCCCTGCGATGCTCGCCTACCTCGACAATGGCAAAAACCGCGCGGGCGAACCCAATGAAAACTACAGCCGCGAGCTGCTTGAGCTATTCACCCTAGGCCGGGGCCACTACAGCGAACAGGACGTGAAAGAAGGGGCTAGAGCCCTGACCGGCTGGGCACTTCAGCCCTTGACGGGGCAGTCGCGGTTTGTAGTCCGTCGCTTCGACAACGGCAGCAAAAACTACCTCAACCACACGGGCAACCTCAAAGCCGAGGACGTCGTGGAAATTGTCGCCAACCATCCCGCTACCGCCCGCCTGCTTGCCACCGAACTCTGGACCACCTTCGCCTACCCTGACCCGGAACCAGCGGTCATTGAGCGCATCGCCCGCGTCTACACCACCGAGCAGCGCAACCTCAAAGCCGTAGTCCACGCCATCTTCACCGCCCCCGAATTCTATAGCGACCGGGCCTACCGCAGCCACCTCAAAAGCCCGATGTACTTTGTTCTCGGGACGCTGCGCCAACTGGAGATCCAAGGGGATTATCGCAAAGTCTTGAGTAGCCTCAAAACCATGGGCCAGCCGCCCTACGGTGCTCCTTCCGTCAAGGGTTGGCCGGATGATGCGGGTTGGCTCAATGCGCCTTCGCTACTGACTCGGGTCAATTTGGCCCAACAATTTACCCAGGACTATGGCGACGAAGGTAGTTTTGTCTATGACCCCGACCGCTTCACCCCCGAACAACTGACCTTGCTCCTCTTGGACGGGAACCGGGAACTCCAGCCCTATACCAAGGGTCTGAGCGCTCGGGAAATCTGTGCCCTGCTTCTGGCTTCGCCCCTCTACCAATTGGCCTAA
- a CDS encoding glycosyltransferase, with protein sequence MSGSFEFLTTGLLFSAAAFAIAVMLLGMEHRLGWQERSWWTPALWVHGGAALLAGLLTQQSKLVLVAVGLSLVGTGVGARLLKNFRRSGQLLLIANIQTTLYGLFWGIAFILLLPVSTPTRLLMLVGYPLVLVTLPLGLIQNLELWEVLLRKTWTRPRTSLPMVPRVRYPKVSVHVPAHREPPSVVIATLDALARLEYPNFEVLVIDNNTPDPALWKPVKAHCAHLGERFRFFHVEQMTGAKAGALNFALSHTAPDVELVAVVDSDYLAQPDFLAALVGHFDDPEIGFVQPPHDYRDWETSLYLRMCYWEYRLFFVTTMVTLNERNAGLTVGTMCIIRRTALQEAGGWSEWCVTEDSELAIRIHALGYASVYLTTSFGRGLIPETFRGYKRQRFRWTYGPVQEFKHHLPLFLPRPFGQPSALSPLQKLHHMNHGLAPFLSGIGTLFAPIGLAVLCSMALHQEVVQLPLVLWVVTALLGVSGIGFTWLLYDVAVGCSWLDMIGAMVARQALGHTAMVASLWGVFTERIPWQRTDKFKALPVGLVALHSARTELLLGLTLVGAAWAVGWNRAPSGLFLLLLLGVFFQGLGYFAAPALALLAERDIQAQQPTPSFNPRPVWVGLATVGLLVGFYRLRPPTPTISNPQVLKQEQQVARPDLLEPKLLEPPEEERDLAQEKRDVPRPVANPVRRVQTRHLLKVVAKKPLRIQPVEAPPAPPVPSPPLIVPPTPDTFLAEADSEQTIPMAEDCYDPEFKRTDYRCRNRKN encoded by the coding sequence ATGTCTGGCTCCTTTGAATTTTTGACTACAGGACTGTTATTCTCAGCCGCTGCTTTTGCCATCGCAGTTATGTTACTGGGGATGGAGCATCGCTTGGGCTGGCAGGAGCGGTCCTGGTGGACCCCAGCGCTGTGGGTCCATGGCGGGGCAGCCCTACTCGCCGGACTGTTGACGCAGCAGAGCAAGCTGGTGTTGGTCGCGGTGGGTCTGAGCCTGGTAGGGACAGGGGTAGGAGCCCGTCTGCTCAAAAACTTCAGGCGCTCCGGGCAACTTCTGCTGATCGCGAATATCCAGACGACCCTGTATGGTCTCTTTTGGGGCATAGCGTTTATTCTGCTGTTACCCGTCAGTACGCCCACTCGTCTACTGATGCTCGTCGGGTATCCCTTGGTGCTGGTCACCCTGCCGCTGGGACTGATTCAAAATCTCGAGCTGTGGGAAGTCCTCCTTCGCAAAACCTGGACCCGACCACGCACTTCCTTGCCTATGGTACCACGGGTGCGCTATCCCAAAGTCTCCGTGCATGTGCCTGCTCACCGCGAGCCCCCCAGTGTGGTCATCGCCACGCTGGATGCCTTAGCTCGTCTGGAATATCCCAATTTTGAAGTGCTGGTCATCGACAACAACACTCCCGACCCGGCCTTATGGAAGCCGGTCAAGGCACACTGTGCCCATCTAGGAGAGCGCTTCCGGTTCTTCCATGTCGAGCAGATGACCGGAGCTAAGGCGGGGGCGCTCAACTTCGCGCTCAGTCATACCGCCCCTGACGTCGAACTGGTGGCGGTAGTAGACAGTGATTATCTGGCACAGCCGGACTTCCTGGCAGCCTTAGTCGGTCATTTTGATGACCCAGAAATAGGATTTGTCCAGCCGCCCCACGATTACCGCGATTGGGAAACAAGCCTGTATTTGAGGATGTGCTACTGGGAGTATCGGCTCTTTTTTGTTACCACGATGGTCACCCTCAATGAGCGCAATGCTGGTTTGACCGTAGGCACCATGTGTATCATCCGCCGTACGGCCCTCCAAGAGGCGGGGGGATGGTCGGAGTGGTGCGTCACCGAGGACTCCGAACTGGCGATTCGTATCCATGCCCTGGGCTACGCGTCGGTCTACCTCACGACCAGCTTTGGGCGGGGGCTCATCCCTGAGACCTTTAGGGGCTATAAACGGCAACGCTTCCGCTGGACCTACGGGCCGGTCCAGGAGTTCAAGCACCACCTGCCGCTGTTTCTGCCGCGACCTTTTGGTCAGCCTTCCGCCCTCTCCCCACTCCAGAAGCTCCACCATATGAACCACGGACTGGCCCCTTTTCTCAGTGGGATAGGGACCTTGTTTGCGCCCATAGGACTCGCGGTCCTCTGCTCGATGGCGCTGCATCAGGAGGTGGTACAGCTACCCTTGGTGCTCTGGGTGGTGACCGCTCTGTTGGGGGTAAGCGGGATAGGATTCACGTGGCTGCTCTATGACGTGGCGGTGGGATGTTCCTGGCTTGACATGATCGGGGCGATGGTCGCTCGTCAGGCGCTTGGACATACAGCAATGGTCGCGAGCCTCTGGGGGGTGTTTACCGAGCGTATCCCCTGGCAGCGCACCGACAAATTCAAAGCCCTGCCCGTGGGACTGGTCGCGTTACATTCCGCCCGCACCGAGTTATTGCTGGGATTGACCTTGGTGGGGGCTGCGTGGGCTGTGGGTTGGAACCGTGCACCCAGCGGACTGTTTTTACTCTTGCTCCTCGGGGTCTTCTTTCAGGGACTGGGCTACTTCGCCGCCCCAGCCCTGGCACTTTTGGCCGAGCGGGATATTCAAGCGCAGCAGCCGACGCCCAGCTTCAATCCGCGCCCGGTGTGGGTGGGGTTAGCGACGGTAGGATTGCTGGTAGGTTTTTATCGTCTGCGACCTCCCACACCAACAATCAGCAACCCACAGGTCCTAAAGCAGGAACAACAGGTTGCACGCCCGGATCTTCTGGAGCCTAAACTTCTTGAACCTCCAGAGGAAGAACGTGACCTAGCTCAAGAAAAACGGGATGTGCCCAGACCCGTGGCAAATCCCGTTCGCAGGGTCCAAACTCGGCATTTGCTCAAGGTGGTAGCCAAAAAGCCGCTGAGGATTCAGCCTGTGGAGGCCCCGCCCGCCCCGCCCGTCCCATCGCCGCCGCTCATCGTTCCACCGACTCCTGATACCTTCCTGGCTGAAGCCGATAGCGAGCAGACGATCCCTATGGCTGAAGATTGTTATGACCCTGAATTTAAGCGCACCGATTATCGCTGCCGCAACCGGAAGAATTAA
- a CDS encoding DUF1501 domain-containing protein, which translates to MKRRDFTGILLSAATFLAAQPQRTWAKDQRTLILIELAGGNDGLNTFIPYRDPNYLRLRGGSIAIQDGLPVSPTVALHPALKDLQPILDSGRLAVVQNVGYPNPELSHFRSKEVWQSARPQGSPESGWLARYLEAQGAKAMDAVFLGEEYPLALTGDGPRYLQLSPNLGLKSAGKLGQAIQALYAVPQRQQMAEQVRRTLLESNQAVQQLARDLDRSVDQHNYPKGPLGQQLALVGRLLKTSPQVIYLTIGGWDTHANQTLVQQRLLTQVGQGLAALHRDLTDHGLAQNVLIQVQSEFGRRPAPNGSGGTDHGTAGPVLLMGPVRAGFYGGEPALDSLQNGNLPMQVDFRQVYAEVLNSWFQTQPKTVLKGTFEPVGFLGRG; encoded by the coding sequence ATGAAAAGACGCGACTTTACAGGTATCCTCCTCAGTGCCGCCACGTTTTTGGCTGCCCAGCCGCAGCGCACCTGGGCCAAAGATCAACGCACCCTCATCCTCATCGAGTTGGCGGGGGGCAATGACGGCCTCAATACGTTCATTCCCTACCGCGACCCCAACTACCTACGCCTGCGCGGTGGCAGTATCGCCATCCAAGACGGGCTCCCGGTGAGCCCCACAGTAGCGCTACACCCCGCCCTCAAAGACCTCCAGCCCATCCTCGACAGCGGCAGATTGGCTGTAGTCCAGAACGTGGGCTATCCCAACCCCGAACTCTCCCACTTTCGCTCTAAAGAAGTTTGGCAGAGCGCCCGTCCCCAGGGTTCCCCCGAGAGCGGTTGGCTTGCTCGCTATCTGGAGGCTCAGGGAGCGAAGGCCATGGACGCCGTGTTTTTGGGGGAGGAATATCCCCTTGCCCTGACTGGAGACGGCCCGCGCTACCTCCAACTATCGCCCAACTTGGGGCTCAAAAGTGCCGGGAAATTAGGACAGGCCATCCAGGCACTCTACGCCGTACCCCAGCGGCAACAGATGGCTGAACAGGTCCGTCGCACCCTACTAGAGAGCAATCAGGCAGTGCAGCAGTTGGCGCGTGACCTCGACCGCAGCGTGGACCAGCACAACTATCCCAAGGGGCCTTTGGGACAACAGTTAGCCCTCGTCGGACGATTGCTGAAGACCAGCCCTCAGGTCATTTACCTGACTATCGGGGGCTGGGACACACATGCCAACCAGACCCTCGTCCAGCAACGCCTGCTCACCCAAGTCGGTCAGGGGCTCGCCGCCCTCCACCGCGACCTCACCGACCACGGACTTGCACAAAACGTCCTGATCCAAGTCCAGAGCGAATTTGGCCGTAGACCCGCCCCCAACGGCTCGGGGGGCACCGATCACGGAACGGCAGGTCCGGTCCTGCTTATGGGTCCGGTTCGGGCTGGTTTCTACGGCGGCGAACCGGCTTTAGATAGTCTCCAGAATGGCAATCTGCCGATGCAGGTGGATTTTCGCCAGGTCTATGCGGAAGTACTCAATTCCTGGTTTCAGACCCAGCCGAAGACCGTGCTTAAGGGAACCTTTGAGCCGGTAGGTTTTCTGGGGAGGGGGTGA
- a CDS encoding AbrB-like transcriptional regulator, which translates to MGAAVLTGRELLRKVAELSATSSKKELARAAGYVTHKEGKERVHLAQFVNALLEAKGLTMEPNSSRTGRAAGYRIQVQANGNLLVGAAYTREMELEPGTEFKIVLGRKFIKLIKVGQDGELEE; encoded by the coding sequence ATGGGCGCTGCAGTACTGACGGGGCGGGAGTTATTGAGAAAAGTGGCAGAACTCTCTGCCACCTCTAGCAAGAAAGAGCTAGCACGGGCAGCGGGCTATGTTACTCATAAAGAAGGCAAAGAACGCGTCCACCTCGCCCAATTCGTGAACGCCCTTTTGGAAGCCAAAGGACTCACCATGGAGCCCAATTCCTCTCGGACAGGGCGGGCAGCCGGTTATCGTATTCAAGTGCAAGCCAATGGCAATCTGCTGGTCGGCGCTGCCTATACCCGTGAGATGGAATTGGAGCCCGGTACAGAGTTCAAGATTGTTTTGGGCCGCAAGTTCATCAAGTTGATCAAAGTGGGGCAAGACGGCGAACTGGAAGAATAA